From a single Agrobacterium tumefaciens genomic region:
- a CDS encoding DUF1127 domain-containing protein gives MNPIRIAKNWISYRRTINELGSLSNQALSDIGLTRYDIRNVAARSFR, from the coding sequence ATGAACCCTATCCGCATTGCAAAGAACTGGATCTCCTACCGCCGCACGATCAACGAACTCGGCAGCCTCTCCAACCAGGCTCTGAGCGACATCGGTCTGACCCGTTACGACATCCGTAACGTAGCAGCCCGTTCGTTCCGCTAA
- the trmFO gene encoding methylenetetrahydrofolate--tRNA-(uracil(54)-C(5))-methyltransferase (FADH(2)-oxidizing) TrmFO has protein sequence MDASMQDKTHSPIHVVGGGLAGSEAAWQIAESGVPVILHEMRGVRGTDAHKGDTLAELVCSNSFRSDDATANAVGVIHAEMRLAGSLIMACADKHQVPAGGALAVDRDGFSLAVTEMLESHPLVTIVREEVSGLPPKEWGSTIIATGPLTSPDLAAAVQTETGEDALAFFDAIAPIVHRDSINMDICWYQSRYDKVGPGGTGKDYINCPMDEEQYNAFIDALIAGDTVGFKEWEGTPYFDGCLPIEIMAERGRQTLRHGPMKPMGLTNAHNPTVKAYAVVQLRQDNALGTLYNMVGFQTKLKYGVQADVFRMIPGLENAEFARLGGLHRNTYIDSPTLLDPSLKLKSRPDLRFAGQMTGCEGYVESASVGLLAGRFAAAERKGEALSLPPATTALGSLLNHITGGHLSSDDEPGKRSFQPMNINFGLFPELEPGSIVKPEGVKRFRGKDKTIMKRQLVAARALKDCAQWLGMGEPIKVSGAGEQ, from the coding sequence ATGGACGCCAGCATGCAAGACAAGACCCATTCTCCCATTCATGTCGTGGGCGGCGGACTGGCCGGTTCGGAAGCCGCGTGGCAGATTGCTGAGAGCGGCGTGCCCGTCATCCTGCACGAAATGCGCGGCGTGCGCGGCACGGATGCGCATAAGGGTGATACGCTGGCGGAACTGGTCTGTTCCAACTCCTTCCGCTCCGATGATGCGACGGCCAATGCGGTCGGCGTCATCCATGCCGAAATGCGGCTTGCCGGCTCGCTGATCATGGCCTGTGCCGACAAACATCAGGTGCCGGCCGGCGGCGCGCTTGCCGTCGACCGCGACGGGTTTTCGCTTGCCGTTACCGAAATGCTGGAAAGTCATCCACTGGTGACGATTGTCCGCGAAGAGGTTTCCGGCCTGCCACCGAAGGAATGGGGCAGCACAATCATTGCCACCGGGCCGCTCACCTCGCCGGATCTGGCGGCGGCAGTGCAGACAGAAACGGGTGAGGATGCGCTGGCCTTTTTCGACGCCATCGCCCCCATCGTACACCGCGACAGCATCAACATGGATATCTGCTGGTACCAGTCGCGTTACGACAAGGTCGGCCCCGGCGGCACGGGCAAGGACTACATCAACTGCCCGATGGACGAAGAGCAATATAACGCCTTCATCGACGCGCTGATTGCCGGCGACACGGTCGGGTTCAAGGAATGGGAAGGCACACCCTATTTCGACGGCTGCCTGCCGATCGAGATCATGGCCGAACGCGGCCGCCAGACGCTGCGCCATGGCCCGATGAAGCCCATGGGGCTGACCAATGCCCATAACCCCACCGTGAAGGCCTATGCCGTGGTCCAGCTGCGCCAGGACAATGCGCTCGGCACGCTCTACAACATGGTGGGTTTCCAGACCAAGTTGAAATATGGCGTGCAGGCGGATGTGTTCCGCATGATTCCGGGCCTCGAAAATGCGGAATTCGCGCGTCTCGGCGGCCTGCACCGCAACACCTATATCGATTCCCCGACCCTGCTCGATCCGTCGCTAAAGCTGAAATCCCGTCCGGACCTGCGTTTCGCCGGCCAGATGACCGGCTGCGAGGGATATGTGGAAAGCGCCTCGGTCGGCCTTCTCGCGGGCCGCTTCGCCGCCGCCGAACGGAAGGGCGAGGCCCTGAGCCTGCCGCCGGCCACCACGGCCCTCGGTTCGCTTCTCAACCACATCACCGGCGGCCACCTCTCCTCAGATGATGAGCCGGGCAAGCGTTCCTTCCAGCCGATGAACATCAATTTCGGCCTGTTCCCTGAACTGGAGCCGGGTTCCATCGTCAAGCCGGAAGGCGTGAAACGTTTTCGCGGCAAGGACAAGACGATCATGAAACGCCAGCTGGTTGCAGCGCGAGCGCTGAAGGATTGCGCGCAGTGGCTGGGGATGGGCGAACCCATCAAGGTTTCCGGCGCAGGGGAGCAGTGA
- a CDS encoding TadE/TadG family type IV pilus assembly protein — protein sequence MMVFRLKSVLAAMVRSRSGVAAVEFSLLLPMLIIFLAVMIETGRGWLSYDRFVTVVDNTARWSARFPEFEERVRTGVKTFVIQAGQPLDSKKLDLTLRSAKLVGGVATVEFAPYDFFGSAEAVTWDKMLKAGNFKEEEAVIVISGRYKYSPLFSFLHPTTIEFEYVATVNPYFSRHYKYQKGKSDWSFWNVR from the coding sequence ATGATGGTGTTTCGGCTGAAATCCGTCCTCGCCGCCATGGTGCGGTCGCGCTCCGGCGTCGCCGCGGTGGAATTCTCCCTGCTATTGCCAATGCTGATCATCTTTCTGGCGGTGATGATCGAGACTGGTCGTGGCTGGCTCAGCTACGACCGTTTCGTCACGGTCGTCGACAATACAGCCCGCTGGTCCGCCCGTTTCCCGGAATTCGAGGAGCGGGTGAGGACGGGGGTAAAAACCTTTGTCATTCAGGCCGGGCAACCTCTTGACTCGAAGAAGCTCGATCTGACCTTGCGGAGCGCAAAATTGGTGGGCGGCGTCGCAACCGTCGAATTCGCGCCCTACGACTTCTTCGGGTCCGCAGAAGCCGTGACCTGGGACAAGATGCTGAAGGCGGGAAATTTCAAGGAAGAGGAAGCCGTCATCGTGATTTCGGGGCGTTATAAATATAGCCCGCTATTCTCGTTCCTGCACCCGACGACCATCGAGTTCGAATATGTCGCCACGGTCAATCCGTATTTCTCGCGGCACTATAAATATCAGAAGGGCAAGTCGGACTGGTCCTTCTGGAATGTTCGCTGA
- a CDS encoding TadE/TadG family type IV pilus assembly protein yields MSTRRNKGLFRRCRARFRSYALDIRAATAVEFGLLMPLYFLLVFGIFEVGLALLLTLNLATAANAGAEMLRKAAASHTAVTEIEFRRVIASNFLLGTTEIDMKITLVPIPDADFTAVPLTFPIENKFQAPDKKAGQYLLALGYNWLFILPTTRLLIPGGSDTQPQLQNVSLAITAVRVTE; encoded by the coding sequence ATGTCGACTCGCCGAAATAAAGGCCTCTTTCGCCGTTGCCGTGCTCGGTTCCGCTCTTATGCACTCGACATCCGGGCGGCCACCGCCGTCGAGTTTGGCCTGCTCATGCCGCTCTATTTCCTGCTGGTCTTCGGTATTTTCGAAGTCGGTCTGGCGCTGCTGCTCACTCTCAATCTGGCAACGGCGGCCAATGCCGGCGCGGAAATGCTGCGCAAGGCGGCGGCAAGCCATACGGCGGTTACCGAAATCGAATTCAGGCGTGTCATCGCCTCGAATTTCCTGCTCGGCACGACGGAAATCGACATGAAGATAACGCTCGTCCCGATCCCGGATGCGGATTTCACCGCCGTGCCGCTGACATTTCCCATCGAGAACAAGTTTCAGGCGCCGGATAAAAAAGCCGGGCAATATCTTCTGGCGCTTGGTTACAATTGGCTATTCATTCTGCCCACGACGCGCCTGCTGATCCCCGGTGGTAGCGACACGCAGCCGCAATTACAGAATGTCTCTCTGGCGATCACCGCCGTTCGGGTGACGGAATGA
- a CDS encoding pilus assembly protein, whose amino-acid sequence MPVFLFTFGLLFEGGRALAYYSQSKRVIAQACERSTKPTRTNVPIDEVRRKNVLDTFDALITSTKQDVVSRDVTIDWLTTDIEAKFTYKTVLGGLFNVEKMDYALTYRCGGIPPYPYDGEVIVNNTFDRLNGKDRILKNGKSPDAPNGCWGVVSYEEIGWDGGTGPGIELQDWSNAACRKKFGWQGYEEPKKDAGPACASVSQPEVAPTDAQDPKNNKPKETDEDALQSGATNPCPPKSDELQKPSLLSAENGGIPPTKYVVELDSHWDKQKRSDANSSIFKIVELHPGKYEVSVWYNGRNDAYGGTNDIDIFLQLQRPQLGPEKKIIEMAQKDKVFWERRSYSITVDIYSVYKLTIAAGGKSDSLGGIITAFEV is encoded by the coding sequence ATGCCGGTTTTTCTTTTCACATTCGGACTGCTGTTCGAAGGCGGCCGGGCGCTGGCCTATTACAGCCAGTCGAAACGGGTGATCGCGCAGGCCTGTGAGCGCTCGACGAAACCGACCCGGACGAATGTGCCTATCGATGAGGTGCGCCGCAAAAACGTGCTGGATACGTTCGACGCGCTCATCACTTCCACCAAACAGGATGTGGTGAGCCGCGACGTGACGATCGACTGGTTGACCACCGATATTGAAGCGAAATTTACCTATAAGACGGTGTTGGGCGGCCTGTTCAATGTCGAAAAGATGGACTACGCGCTGACTTACCGTTGCGGCGGCATTCCTCCCTATCCCTATGACGGCGAGGTGATCGTCAACAACACATTCGACCGGCTGAACGGTAAAGACCGGATTCTCAAAAACGGTAAAAGCCCCGACGCCCCGAATGGTTGCTGGGGCGTCGTCAGCTATGAGGAAATTGGATGGGACGGCGGCACAGGCCCCGGCATCGAGCTTCAGGACTGGAGCAATGCGGCGTGCCGCAAAAAATTCGGCTGGCAGGGTTATGAGGAGCCGAAGAAGGATGCCGGACCTGCTTGCGCGAGTGTTTCGCAGCCGGAGGTCGCTCCGACTGACGCACAAGATCCGAAAAACAACAAACCGAAAGAAACCGATGAGGACGCGTTGCAATCCGGGGCGACCAATCCATGCCCGCCCAAATCGGACGAACTGCAAAAACCTTCCCTGCTGAGTGCCGAAAATGGCGGGATACCGCCGACCAAATATGTGGTGGAACTGGATAGCCATTGGGATAAGCAGAAGAGAAGTGACGCCAACAGTTCCATCTTCAAGATTGTCGAACTGCATCCCGGAAAATATGAGGTTTCGGTCTGGTATAATGGCCGTAACGACGCCTATGGCGGCACCAACGACATCGACATCTTCCTGCAGCTCCAGCGTCCGCAACTAGGCCCCGAAAAGAAGATCATCGAAATGGCGCAGAAGGACAAAGTCTTCTGGGAGCGCCGCAGTTATTCGATCACGGTTGATATCTATTCCGTCTACAAGCTGACGATTGCCGCAGGCGGGAAAAGCGACAGTCTTGGCGGCATCATCACGGCTTTTGAGGTGTAG
- a CDS encoding S-(hydroxymethyl)glutathione dehydrogenase/class III alcohol dehydrogenase, producing MDVRAAVAIQAGKPLEVMTVQLEGPRAGEVLVEVKATGICHTDDFTLSGADPEGLFPAILGHEGAGIVVDVGPGVTSVKKGDHVIPLYTPECRECYSCTSRKTNLCTSIRATQGQGVMPDGTSRFSIGKDKIHHYMGCSTFSNYTVLPEIALAKINPDAPFDKVCYIGCGVTTGIGAVINTAKVEIGATAIVFGLGGIGLNVLQGLRLAGADMIIGVDINNDRKAWGEKFGMTHFVNPKEVGDDIVPYLVNMTKRNGDLIGGADYTFDCTGNTKVMRQALESSHRGWGKSVIIGVAGAGQEISTRPFQLVTGRNWMGTAFGGARGRTDVPKIVDWYMEGKIQIDPMITHVMPLEDINKGFDLMHKGESIRGVVVY from the coding sequence ATGGACGTACGCGCCGCTGTTGCCATTCAGGCAGGAAAACCGCTTGAGGTCATGACCGTCCAGCTGGAAGGTCCCCGCGCCGGCGAAGTGCTTGTTGAGGTCAAGGCGACCGGCATCTGCCACACCGACGATTTCACACTCTCCGGTGCTGACCCGGAAGGTCTGTTTCCGGCAATCCTCGGCCATGAGGGTGCCGGTATCGTCGTTGATGTCGGCCCCGGCGTCACCTCGGTCAAGAAGGGCGATCACGTCATTCCGCTCTACACGCCGGAATGCCGCGAGTGTTATTCCTGCACCTCGCGCAAGACCAATCTCTGCACCTCGATCCGCGCCACCCAGGGTCAGGGCGTCATGCCTGACGGTACCTCGCGTTTCTCGATCGGCAAGGACAAGATCCATCACTACATGGGCTGCTCGACCTTCTCGAACTACACCGTCCTGCCGGAAATCGCGCTCGCCAAGATCAATCCCGACGCGCCCTTCGACAAGGTCTGCTACATCGGCTGCGGCGTCACCACCGGCATCGGTGCTGTCATCAACACCGCCAAGGTCGAGATCGGCGCGACCGCCATCGTCTTCGGTCTCGGTGGCATCGGCCTCAACGTGCTGCAGGGCCTGCGCCTTGCCGGTGCGGATATGATCATCGGTGTGGACATCAACAATGATCGCAAGGCGTGGGGCGAGAAGTTCGGCATGACCCACTTCGTCAACCCCAAGGAAGTCGGCGACGACATCGTGCCCTATCTCGTCAACATGACGAAGCGCAACGGCGACCTGATCGGCGGCGCGGATTATACGTTCGATTGCACCGGCAATACCAAGGTCATGCGTCAGGCGCTGGAATCCTCGCATCGCGGCTGGGGCAAGTCTGTCATCATCGGCGTTGCCGGTGCCGGCCAGGAAATCTCGACGCGCCCGTTCCAGCTCGTCACCGGCCGCAACTGGATGGGCACCGCCTTTGGCGGCGCACGCGGCCGCACCGACGTGCCGAAGATCGTCGACTGGTACATGGAAGGCAAGATCCAGATCGATCCGATGATCACCCACGTGATGCCGCTCGAAGACATCAACAAGGGTTTCGACCTGATGCACAAAGGCGAAAGCATCCGCGGCGTCGTGGTCTATTGA
- a CDS encoding acyl carrier protein: MLAAKKSETNVADTIHSYLSSRFPAHAPFTDDTLLLEGGAIDSLGFLELMIFLGESFGIILDDEHFTPDNLGTPADLIAFVLRERRR; this comes from the coding sequence ATGCTTGCGGCAAAGAAAAGCGAAACCAACGTTGCTGATACGATCCATTCCTATCTCTCGAGCCGTTTTCCCGCCCACGCACCTTTTACCGACGATACACTGCTTCTTGAAGGCGGCGCGATCGATTCGCTCGGTTTTCTGGAATTGATGATCTTCCTCGGCGAGAGTTTTGGCATCATTCTCGATGATGAACATTTCACGCCTGACAATCTCGGTACACCCGCTGATCTCATCGCCTTCGTCCTCAGGGAACGGAGGAGATGA
- a CDS encoding AMP-binding protein produces the protein MTPHFLLHHLLAARAASDDQALIHKDIALSYREFAQAASLCAAALQQAGAERGDRVVIFLPRGIEECWSIFGVSMASCVFVPVNALLKSQQIRHIITDCGAKIVISSRAMQEELGAALEGLADVSVLLTENIETRTNAPAKTSAAIGEDLAAILYTSGSTGSPKGVMLSHRNLLAGARIVRTYLEITASDRILSLLPFSFDYGLNQLLTAVEQGATTIISTFRLGDDIVRDLRDHAVTGLAGVPTVWAILTRAAPSLAKTPLPHLRYITNSGGRVPQETVKALREKLPDTKIYLMYGLTEAFRSTFLPPEEIDSRPTSIGKAIPECEIFIVTDKGQRAKPGEPGILVHRGPTVSLGYWNRPEDTAKVLRPHPFIPAALGGETVCYSGDLAVEDENGFFSFVARNDAMIKSSGYRISPTEVEESLMSTGLFQQVAVIGLPDPFAGERVHAVATAANENIDVSAALRKAAEMLAPFMIPRAIELVDRLPVTANGKVDYRALVRERTDNVAHG, from the coding sequence ATGACACCGCATTTCCTGCTGCACCACCTGCTCGCCGCACGGGCGGCAAGCGACGATCAGGCCCTTATCCATAAAGATATCGCGCTGAGCTATCGGGAATTCGCGCAAGCGGCGAGCCTTTGCGCGGCTGCCCTGCAGCAGGCCGGCGCAGAACGCGGCGACAGAGTCGTCATTTTCCTGCCACGCGGCATAGAGGAATGCTGGTCCATCTTCGGCGTCAGCATGGCATCCTGCGTTTTTGTGCCGGTCAATGCGCTGCTGAAATCACAGCAGATCCGCCATATCATCACGGATTGCGGCGCGAAAATCGTCATCAGCAGCAGGGCGATGCAGGAAGAACTCGGCGCAGCGCTGGAAGGCTTGGCCGATGTGAGCGTATTGCTGACGGAAAATATCGAGACCCGCACGAACGCGCCTGCCAAAACCTCGGCGGCAATCGGCGAGGACCTTGCGGCGATCCTCTATACATCCGGCTCCACCGGCTCACCCAAGGGCGTGATGCTGTCGCACCGCAATCTTCTGGCCGGCGCGCGCATTGTGCGGACCTATCTGGAGATTACGGCGAGCGACCGTATTCTTTCCCTCCTGCCCTTCAGCTTCGATTATGGCCTTAACCAGCTGCTGACGGCCGTGGAACAGGGCGCCACCACGATCATCTCCACCTTCCGGCTGGGCGACGATATCGTCCGCGATCTGCGCGACCACGCCGTGACAGGTCTCGCCGGCGTGCCGACCGTCTGGGCAATCCTGACGAGGGCGGCCCCGTCGCTCGCAAAGACGCCCCTGCCGCATCTGCGCTATATCACCAATTCCGGCGGGCGCGTGCCGCAGGAAACCGTAAAGGCGCTGCGCGAAAAGCTGCCGGATACAAAAATCTACCTGATGTATGGTCTGACCGAGGCCTTCCGCTCCACCTTCCTGCCACCGGAAGAAATCGACAGCCGGCCGACCTCCATCGGCAAGGCCATTCCGGAATGTGAAATCTTCATCGTCACCGATAAGGGCCAGCGGGCAAAACCGGGCGAGCCGGGCATTCTCGTCCATCGCGGCCCGACGGTATCGCTCGGCTACTGGAACCGGCCGGAAGACACGGCAAAAGTGCTGCGCCCTCATCCCTTCATTCCAGCGGCCCTGGGCGGCGAAACCGTCTGTTATTCCGGTGATCTGGCCGTGGAAGACGAGAATGGCTTCTTCAGCTTCGTTGCCCGCAACGATGCGATGATCAAATCGTCAGGCTATCGCATCAGCCCGACAGAGGTGGAAGAAAGCCTGATGTCCACCGGGCTGTTCCAGCAGGTTGCCGTCATCGGTCTGCCGGACCCCTTTGCCGGTGAAAGGGTGCATGCCGTGGCAACCGCCGCCAATGAAAATATCGACGTTTCGGCAGCACTCAGGAAAGCCGCCGAAATGCTCGCTCCCTTCATGATCCCACGCGCCATCGAACTGGTCGACCGGCTTCCGGTCACCGCCAATGGCAAGGTGGATTACCGCGCGCTGGTGCGCGAACGGACGGACAATGTCGCCCACGGATAA
- a CDS encoding type III PLP-dependent enzyme, whose translation MSPTDKTQSHGPALATAQFAVTDNDLVIGGLAVHDIVAQTGTPCFLYDASAMRRAYQNLETALSGFADIYYSVKANPLPAIIALFRQQGAGAEIASVGEYRAAIKAGVAPENIIFAGPGKGMAELREVIEGGIGEIHIESAEEIARIEEIGKPVKASIRINPVPDAQAGAMRMGGKATAFGFDEEELENVLPLFRDARHINLVGVHIYGGTQILDADMLVSQWRHAISLAARMAQILGRPLETIDLGGGLGIPYFAGETPLDLEKVSAAIPDLKALVKAHPLITDAHIIVEPGRFLAGPGGIYVAEVNSVKTSRGTTFVVTDGGMHHHLAASGNLGQIVKRNYPIVAPAKMQAEYDETATIVGPLCTPLDTLARNAALPRLKAGDLLAILQSGAYGASASPSGFLSHAAAKEVLVEDGAFEVIGR comes from the coding sequence ATGTCGCCCACGGATAAAACCCAGAGCCACGGCCCGGCCCTTGCGACTGCGCAATTTGCGGTCACTGACAACGATCTTGTCATCGGCGGACTTGCGGTTCACGATATCGTCGCCCAAACCGGAACGCCGTGCTTCCTCTATGATGCAAGCGCCATGCGCCGCGCCTATCAGAACCTTGAAACGGCTCTCTCGGGCTTTGCCGATATCTATTATTCGGTGAAGGCCAATCCCCTGCCCGCCATCATCGCACTTTTCCGGCAGCAAGGCGCCGGCGCTGAAATCGCCTCCGTCGGCGAATATCGCGCTGCGATCAAGGCGGGTGTCGCACCTGAGAACATCATCTTCGCCGGCCCCGGCAAGGGCATGGCCGAATTGCGCGAGGTAATCGAAGGCGGCATCGGCGAAATCCATATTGAAAGCGCCGAGGAAATCGCCCGTATCGAAGAGATCGGCAAACCGGTCAAAGCCTCGATCCGCATCAACCCCGTGCCGGATGCTCAAGCCGGCGCCATGCGCATGGGCGGCAAGGCCACGGCTTTCGGTTTCGACGAGGAAGAGCTGGAAAACGTCCTGCCGCTCTTCAGGGACGCCAGACATATCAATCTCGTCGGCGTGCACATCTACGGCGGCACACAGATCCTCGACGCCGACATGCTTGTCTCCCAATGGCGACACGCCATTTCCCTTGCCGCACGCATGGCGCAAATACTGGGCAGACCGCTCGAAACCATCGATCTCGGCGGCGGCCTGGGCATCCCCTATTTCGCAGGCGAAACGCCGCTCGATCTTGAAAAAGTCAGCGCCGCCATTCCCGACCTCAAGGCGCTTGTGAAAGCGCATCCTCTGATAACCGACGCCCATATCATCGTCGAACCCGGCCGCTTCCTCGCCGGCCCCGGCGGCATCTATGTGGCGGAAGTGAATTCGGTAAAAACCTCGCGCGGCACCACCTTCGTGGTGACGGATGGCGGCATGCACCATCACCTCGCCGCTTCGGGCAATCTCGGCCAGATCGTCAAGCGCAACTACCCCATCGTCGCACCCGCCAAAATGCAGGCAGAATACGACGAGACCGCAACGATCGTCGGCCCGCTCTGCACGCCCCTCGACACACTGGCCCGCAATGCCGCACTGCCCAGGCTGAAGGCCGGTGATCTCCTCGCCATCCTGCAATCAGGCGCCTATGGCGCCAGCGCCAGCCCTTCGGGTTTTCTGAGCCATGCGGCAGCGAAGGAAGTGCTGGTGGAGGATGGAGCGTTTGAGGTGATCGGGCGGTGA
- a CDS encoding type II toxin-antitoxin system PemK/MazF family toxin, whose product MSYPTPVPGLIIRYNYLWHREKSEGLSVGRKDRPCAIIVYHSKTNDTIVVPITHSPPDFGEEDTSIEIPAELCSQLGLDDDANWVRVSEVNRFEWPGIHLRALPADPNRYDYGMIPQEFFEQIKSKLHQTMKNGRVAQAKR is encoded by the coding sequence GTGAGTTATCCGACTCCCGTTCCGGGCCTTATAATTCGCTATAACTACCTGTGGCATCGGGAAAAAAGCGAAGGCCTTTCGGTGGGGCGCAAGGACAGGCCTTGCGCCATCATCGTGTATCACTCCAAGACCAATGACACGATTGTCGTACCGATCACACATTCTCCTCCCGACTTTGGTGAGGAAGACACATCCATCGAAATTCCCGCTGAACTCTGTAGCCAACTGGGCCTAGATGACGATGCCAACTGGGTCCGAGTGAGCGAGGTCAATCGTTTCGAATGGCCGGGTATTCACTTGAGGGCGCTTCCCGCAGACCCGAACCGGTATGACTACGGTATGATTCCTCAGGAATTCTTCGAGCAGATCAAAAGCAAACTTCATCAGACAATGAAGAATGGACGTGTTGCTCAGGCCAAGCGTTAA
- a CDS encoding aminodeoxychorismate synthase component I, protein MAHAPYVLFRDDTTGTVTAFAEPEEIIVADEPEAFFAALKRMEALRRAGKYLAGYMSYEAGFLFEPKLAPLADEPRNVPFLRFGVFSGPQPDAGRFARPDALPDADAFLSDPVPAWTLQEYQQRFVRLHDHLRRGDCYQGNLTMPVTARWSGDPLTAFWSLIARQPVKYGALVDLGGPVILSRSPELFFSVDGEGFIETHPMKGTTPRGADAEEDRAIIAAMLADEKTLAENRMIVDLLRNDISRITEVGSLDVPRLFDIETYPTVHQMVSHVRAKLLPDVTVEDIFAALFPCGSVTGAPKMWAMKILRELEAGPRDAYCGAIGFISPDGDMRFSVAIRTLSLFDNGRAVFNVGGGIVFDSVAEAEYDECLLKSKFAVGDRLLRG, encoded by the coding sequence TTGGCACACGCGCCTTACGTTCTTTTCCGGGATGACACGACCGGCACGGTGACAGCCTTCGCCGAGCCGGAAGAGATCATCGTCGCGGATGAGCCTGAGGCCTTTTTTGCCGCGCTCAAGCGCATGGAAGCGCTGCGACGGGCCGGGAAATACCTTGCCGGCTATATGTCCTACGAGGCGGGTTTCCTGTTCGAGCCGAAGCTTGCGCCTCTTGCCGACGAACCCCGCAATGTGCCGTTTCTGCGCTTCGGCGTCTTTTCCGGCCCGCAGCCGGATGCGGGGCGGTTTGCGCGTCCCGACGCGCTGCCGGATGCGGATGCGTTTCTTTCCGATCCCGTGCCGGCATGGACGCTCCAGGAATACCAGCAGCGCTTTGTGCGCCTGCACGACCATCTGCGTCGTGGCGATTGTTATCAGGGCAATCTGACCATGCCCGTCACTGCCCGCTGGAGCGGCGATCCGCTCACCGCCTTCTGGTCGCTGATCGCGCGCCAGCCGGTGAAATACGGCGCGCTGGTCGATCTTGGTGGCCCGGTCATCCTGTCTCGCTCGCCGGAACTGTTTTTCTCGGTCGATGGTGAGGGGTTCATCGAAACCCATCCGATGAAGGGCACGACGCCGCGCGGGGCTGATGCGGAGGAGGACCGGGCAATTATCGCGGCGATGCTGGCGGATGAAAAGACGCTGGCCGAAAACCGCATGATCGTCGATCTGCTGCGCAACGATATTTCACGCATCACCGAGGTCGGTAGCCTCGATGTGCCGAGGCTGTTCGATATCGAGACCTATCCGACCGTGCACCAGATGGTCAGCCATGTCAGGGCAAAGCTTCTGCCTGACGTGACGGTGGAAGACATCTTCGCCGCGCTGTTTCCCTGCGGCTCCGTCACCGGCGCACCAAAAATGTGGGCAATGAAAATCCTGCGGGAGCTGGAAGCCGGCCCGCGCGACGCCTATTGCGGAGCGATCGGCTTCATATCTCCTGATGGAGATATGCGGTTCTCCGTGGCGATCCGCACCCTCAGCCTGTTCGATAACGGCCGCGCCGTCTTTAATGTCGGCGGCGGCATCGTCTTCGATTCCGTTGCCGAGGCGGAATATGACGAGTGTCTGTTGAAATCGAAATTCGCGGTGGGGGACAGGTTGTTGCGGGGGTGA